The Rhodocytophaga rosea genome has a segment encoding these proteins:
- a CDS encoding vWA domain-containing protein has translation MLGYRFSKFDPSEEGKTSFDNLLKLFMQLMVVTSGDVSETLQWMNQLDKQYGLTSNEYGMGDFIQELKDKGYITEETPGGKISITAKSEQSIRKSALEEIFGKLKKSNQGNHHTPFSGIGDELSTDKRNFQFGDTLEQISMTESIRNAQINHGINDFMLMEDDLEIMEREYKSQTSTVLMIDISHSMILYGEDRITPAKKVAMALAELITTKYPKDTLDIIVFGNDAWRVQIKDLPYLEVGPYHTNTVAGLELAMDILRRQKTKNKQIFMITDGKPTCLKEGIRYYKNSFGLDKKILNRTLNLAAQCRRIKIPITTFMIASDPYLQQFVREFTEVNQGRAYYSSLKGLGNYIFEDYQRNRRKNV, from the coding sequence ATGCTTGGCTATAGATTTTCAAAATTCGATCCTTCTGAGGAAGGAAAAACCTCTTTCGATAACCTGCTGAAACTATTTATGCAATTAATGGTGGTCACTTCCGGCGATGTGAGTGAAACCCTGCAATGGATGAATCAGCTGGATAAACAGTATGGCCTGACCAGCAATGAGTATGGGATGGGTGATTTTATTCAGGAACTGAAAGACAAAGGGTATATTACAGAGGAAACGCCTGGCGGCAAAATCTCCATTACGGCAAAAAGCGAACAGTCTATCCGTAAAAGCGCCTTAGAAGAAATATTTGGTAAGCTCAAAAAATCAAACCAGGGAAATCACCATACCCCTTTTTCCGGCATTGGCGACGAACTGAGCACTGATAAACGTAACTTCCAGTTCGGCGATACCCTTGAGCAAATTTCCATGACTGAATCTATCCGCAATGCCCAGATCAACCATGGCATTAATGACTTCATGCTGATGGAAGACGACCTGGAAATAATGGAGCGGGAGTACAAATCGCAGACTTCTACCGTGCTGATGATCGATATTTCGCACTCCATGATTTTGTATGGGGAAGACCGGATTACGCCTGCCAAAAAAGTTGCCATGGCGCTTGCCGAACTGATCACTACTAAATATCCGAAAGATACCCTGGATATTATTGTTTTCGGAAATGATGCCTGGCGTGTACAGATTAAAGATCTGCCTTACCTGGAAGTAGGTCCGTATCATACCAACACAGTAGCCGGACTGGAACTGGCCATGGATATTTTGCGCAGGCAGAAAACCAAGAATAAGCAGATTTTTATGATCACTGACGGAAAACCTACTTGTTTGAAAGAAGGAATCCGGTACTATAAAAACAGCTTTGGCCTGGACAAAAAAATTCTGAATCGTACACTGAATCTGGCTGCCCAGTGCCGCCGCATCAAAATTCCGATCACCACCTTTATGATTGCCTCTGACCCCTATTTGCAGCAATTTGTGCGGGAATTTACGGAGGTCAATCAAGGCAGAGCTTATTATAGCAGTCTTAAAGGCTTAGGTAATTACATTTTCGAAGACTATCAGCGAAACAGAAGGAAGAATGTATAA
- a CDS encoding hydrogen peroxide-inducible genes activator produces the protein MNIQQLEYMVAVDECRHFVRAAEKCCVTQPTLSMMLQKLEDELGVKIFDRSKQPIEPTPDGKEVIKRAKSILGEINRLKEFTSQLTDEVSGVVRLAVIPTLAPYIIPLFIQPLMEAYPQLNLIVKEMNTSSIIDSLKTSQVDIGLLATPLNELLLEEYPLFYEDFLAYTSTSMPTANKEYLLPSEIDISHLWLLEEGHCFRSQVLNFCELKKKEIPGNRLQYEAGSIETLINLVDTNNGVTIVPLLATLKLSKEQKNRLRQFKVPKPVREISLVVNKNFSRTKILQALKNEIMKYVPVQTEKNKLIVKI, from the coding sequence ATGAATATACAGCAATTAGAATATATGGTAGCCGTAGATGAATGCAGGCATTTTGTACGGGCCGCCGAGAAATGTTGTGTTACCCAGCCTACTTTAAGCATGATGCTTCAAAAACTGGAGGATGAACTGGGCGTGAAAATTTTTGACCGCAGCAAACAACCCATAGAGCCCACCCCGGATGGAAAGGAAGTAATTAAACGGGCTAAAAGCATTCTGGGAGAAATTAACCGTTTAAAGGAATTTACCAGCCAGCTTACCGATGAAGTATCAGGAGTTGTCCGTCTGGCTGTGATTCCAACGCTGGCGCCCTATATTATACCGCTTTTTATTCAGCCGTTGATGGAAGCCTACCCACAATTGAACCTGATTGTGAAAGAGATGAACACCAGCTCTATCATAGACAGCCTGAAAACCAGCCAGGTGGATATTGGTTTGCTGGCTACTCCACTGAATGAGCTCTTACTGGAGGAGTATCCTTTGTTTTATGAGGATTTTCTGGCCTATACTTCTACCAGCATGCCTACAGCGAATAAGGAATATTTGCTGCCTTCCGAGATTGACATCAGTCATTTATGGCTGCTGGAAGAAGGACATTGTTTCAGAAGCCAGGTATTGAATTTTTGTGAGTTGAAGAAAAAGGAAATTCCCGGAAACCGCCTGCAATATGAAGCCGGAAGTATCGAAACACTGATAAATCTGGTGGATACCAATAATGGGGTTACGATTGTGCCCTTACTGGCTACTTTAAAACTGAGTAAAGAACAGAAAAACAGGCTCAGGCAGTTTAAAGTCCCTAAACCGGTACGGGAGATCAGTCTGGTTGTCAATAAAAACTTTTCCCGGACAAAAATTTTGCAGGCCTTAAAAAATGAAATAATGAAATATGTGCCGGTACAGACTGAAAAAAATAAGTTGATTGTGAAAATTTAA